AAGTTGCTGTGACGAATTCTACCAATTGTGATACAAAgtacaaaaaatgttattcCCTTTCaaattttatctttgttttgaGCAGGAACAGGATAGTCATGGACTCTGCAATCCTAAAACATACTCAAAGTCTTACTACTGCTGAGAACATGAGGAACCAAACCAAACTTATGATGCAGCCCTATGCCAACTGGGAAGAGTATCTGACTCCAGCACCTCTATCTATAGCCATCCTGGGAGAGCTGGTTTTCATCTCATCCTCAACAGATTTCTCTATCAATAAAAATCCCCCTAAAGATGGCTATCAATTCATCAAATACCCTGATTCCTTTCGCGCTTGCCTCATGCAAGTGTGTAACTCTGGTTGGTGGGCATTTAATGAAGCCCACAAGAGCATGGATCAGATTCGCCTCCATACTCTCCAAGTTCCAGATTACATGAAGACAGCTGTGAAGATTCTGTTCCAAGACAATGATGAAGTTGTCAAAGCTCTTCTTCCTGATCAACTGAAAAATATCCAAGACACTGCAGATGAATGTCTTGAGTTGTCTAATGTAGCTGAAAAGCGCTTCACTGATGTCATCAATATCATCCAAGAACTGCTGGAAGCATGTGTGAATGCAGAGCACTTCTATGGGGAAGAGCTAGAAGCAATCAAGAAGAAACTACAAGAGAGCAAACTGAGGAAGCAGTCAGCTGAGGAGATCAAGAAAAGGACTAAGAAGGCAGTGAGTGCCATAGAGAAGGAACTGGATCAGGCCCATGAGAGCTACAAGACAGCTCTCGAATCTCTCCCTAAAGGATGGGAAATGATTGGCATGGATGTTGTGGATGGGATATCACAGAGTGTTATGGTCCTGGTTAATGGAATGATAAGCTCTGCAACTCGGCAATTGCAAATAATGCCTTTAGCAGCAGCAATTGCAGACACTGCAAGCCTCAATCAAGTTAAAAGTGCAAGTGCACCATTAAAGGAAAGTGCAAGAGATGTGGTAGCTGAAATAAACGTATATAGCAAGTCAACTGAAATTTTAAACTGTGCACAGACTATCCAGCAATTGATGAATGTGTATAAATTGGTTGATGACATTGACTGGACAAGTCTGTATGACCAGAAGGAAAAAATGACAAAGACtgatttcacagcaaaacagTTTGAAAGAATCAATGAAACTTTAAAGAAAATCTCTGACTGCCCAGCGAAGACACAAGCTCAGACGTTATGCAAAGATGGCATAGAAATATGCAACCAGCTTGCAAAATATGCACCACATGGTCAATGTGACAAAGAAAAAAGCACTGAACTAATAAACAAGGTCTTGGGTCTGATCACGTCAGCTTATAGTTTTGACAGCAAAAGCAAAGCCATCACAAATTCTCCAGGCATTTTTCCAAAACCACCAATGAtgtttaaagaagaaaacaaagcagaaaaaagaaatatctTGCAGAAGGCCACAGAGAATGCAAGATTTGCCGTGGAGCAGACCCGAGCTCAGCTGAACAAGACAAGAGAAACTTATGAAAAGTGTGTGGAGAACCTAGAGAAGAACCAGAAGGAACTAACGGAAATTCTGATCACTATGAGAAATTGTAAAGTGAAAGAGATCGACTTCAAAACTACCATAGAGATGCTGGTCAAAGGAATGGATGCCATGGGAAGAGTGAAAGAGCAGTGGGAGAAGATGGTTCACTTCTTTCAGATGGTTTCCAACATTGTGAAAACCAGCCTGAGCAAAACTCTCACAAACTTTGTCTCCACATCAGAGAAAACACAAGCCCTCTCCTACAATGAAAAGCTCTTCTCAAAAGATCTTCTCTACAACCAAGCCTTCCAAGCCAGTAACATTGCCAGCCTGGTTCATATGATCTCTGCAACATACACAGAAGTTTCCACCAAGTACCTGATGGACCGTGTCAGTTCACTGGGCAAACTGATGGCCATGGATAAAAGTAAGCCAGAATTTGAGCATGAGCGACAGAAGCTTCGAAACGGCTGTGATGAAGCACAAAAAGGCATCTTAAGGCTTGTCCTGAAGAATAAAGATGAGTATGACCAGAAGAGCACTGCAAGACTAGATAAGATTGATCGAGAATTGCTTGCCATTCTACCTTCTGCTCCTCCAGAACAAATCAAGAGTATTCAAGAGGTTGTTCAAGCTGGATTTAATGAGGAAGAAAAAGAAGCAGAAGCATACTACTGAGTAAATGTACTGAAGAAATGTGTATTTTCTAGTTTTACATTGGTAAGCACCAGGTGACATAATAATTCAGACTGAAGCTAGTCGTAGTCATGATAGATAGTTTTAGACAATTATGTTcttcaaataatattatttgacATCACTGGATGGAATTGTCAGAGAAATTTGAAATTGCCATGAATTCAGACATTTCACTGAAAAATGatcatgaaattaaaatttataatatCAAAATCTCAGATCTGATCTTAATTTGACTTTAGCATTGTCTGTGTGATAGCTTTGGCTGTTAAAATGGTTTAGGATTTCTAGAATTAAATAACtgtgtatatttctttttagaaaatatggGACAAGAAAAAATCCTCTTCTTTCAGAGCAACAACCATTCCTGTCATCAGTCAGCATCTGCATCTTTTCTCCCAGATTAAGTGTGCACATTTGGAGAACATCTTTTTGAGTATATGGAATTTAGTGGGATTTTACTTATGGTGTTTGCTTTTGGAGTTCTCTTTGAGTTTAGATATACTTCTGTTTAGATATACTACTGTCTCCATTAAGATGGCAAAGTAATTATTTAGGCATATACTCTAGGGAAATATTACTGGAGAGCACAATTAACACTTTAGTCCTGCTTTAAGTTTAATTGTTCTTATATTGTCTTGCACTTCTTGATATAATGAACACTTCTGCTTCCTATTTTTTGCTTCTTCCTAATAATTTGCAATGATTTAATCTTAAataaattggtaacactttacaatatgattCCATTTATGAATGTTAGtgaatttttattagttaacatggaataacaatgaaaactacttctaaagcatttattagttaatgttaatgttaatttacctGAGAAATAAGAATGTACAGAGATGTTGTGAACTATcgttaacaaagatgaataaatactttaacaaatgtattgcttaTAGTTAGTTATggcattaactaaaattaactaatggaaccttattgtaatatttatatatatcacatatcataGGACATcacagcaagagcaatatgaaaTGAGTGCTGTTTTTGTCCCAATCTATCACAAacttaaaagtgattttatacaacagttcagtaaataagaactTGATATTGAGCTATATTTTCAACACAATATTGAAATCTAATGTTAAAGATGTTAAAAAGTTGGGATACTTTAGATAAAATTTAACACTTATCTAAAGTATCCCTATTCTGATAACCTGTTTGTCAGATTTTACATTTAAGGCTTTTAGCAGTGATTGTTATAAAagcaactaaaaataaataaataaataaataaatgttctgagtttgtatttatttttgttttcttattctATGTGCAACAACAtgtatttcaaattattatattaattatcaCTAACAGTCATTTTGTGATGAAAATATAGATATCAACCAGGAACGTAGGCATGGACATAAGGATGAGCTAAACAAGATGCTATAATGATTCAGCcacattaattaaatataataataataataataataataataaataaaaaataaacgttTCTGTGTCCTTCTTTCAACAATAACTGTGTCTTGAACCTTCACAAAAAATTTTCTTTTGCAACTATTTATTTTcaggataaaaataaaatagactatatatatattagggctgtcagtcaattaaatatgtttatatatatatatatatatatatatagatagatagatcgatagatagatataaaaatatatatatttatttatttttgtttttatgaaatgatactttaaataaaaaacaaaatctgccAGCATGGTGGTAAATGTCTTCGCttgttcaaacggctgattcattcagggaTTAGGTAAATGGCTCTTTGAATCAATGGATCATGAGTTCGTTCAAAATTCATTCCGAATTTCCATAAATGGGCAGAAAAGGGTATTACAcatattaatcacatttttcaGTCTAACAACTTAGTTTAGTTTTCCTACTTAGTCTAGGAGTACGGTATCGGGAGCAATCAATTCTTGAATTATTTGCAACTCAAATCAGCGgatttaattaatatatctTCCCAGAAAAAAACTACTTTccaaattatacaaaattataaaaaattcaaataaaactaTAACTTTACCAACAATCAAATGGGAAGAAGatataatctataatctatAATCTATTGCTCCTGATACCAACTTCTGGActcaaatttgtaaaaatatttatcccATGATTAAAAACGCCAGCCTTCAGCTCATTCATAGAACTCTCTACTCAACTCTCAGACTCTTCATAGAACACACTACACTGGGGAAAGGCTGTCTAAAATGGGATTCACATCAGAAACTTGTTTGCACTGCTCACAAAATTGTCCGGACACACGTATATCCACGCCACATGGCACTGCCCATCCATTAAACAGTTTTTGAAAGACGTCACTGAATCCCTATCCCGACTCCTGGGCTGCCACATCCCATTATCCCCCTCACTCTGTCTACTGGGGGATCAACTCTCAATCAggaaataacaaacaaaaggaTATTCCTCGTAGCTTTAGCCATCGCCAAGAAAACTATCTTCTTGAACTAGAAATCCTGAAACAAAATTCACATAACGCATTGGAAAAATTTGCTTACAGACTACATCTCCCTAGAATATTTTTCACCTCCTTGCAACTATACTTCAGAACCACAACACTCCAGATCAGACCTCATTCAAttcttgagtgtgtgtgtgtatttatgtatattatgattacatcattattaatattatttactgttattattattgatattactGTTGCTGTCAtcacaaaatattattgttatcaatcaccatttatttattattattgttgttgttattattttttattattattatacttgctAGTACTACtcaaatactactactactactactacttttcTGATTAtcatttctgtcatttctgatgattattgctgttattaTCATTGCTGTTCTATTGCTGTTTTTTGTGTTCACAGTAATTTGTATGTTTCGCActaatactaattaaaaaaagttgttgagttgttgccctgcatcatatttgtcaacagtcaactgtatgaaataagATGACATACAGGTCTGGGGCATTAACTacgttgaaatattttaatcacattattttatatatatatacgttacGTTCTCTCGAGGtctctcgaggaccacaccaCGGACTTCCTGTTTCTGGCCAACTACGTGCACTACCTGGACAACTGCCTCTGCTCTTTCTGTTTTGCTGGACTGAACACCTCCACACAAGAGCAGTTGTCTGGGgagggtcctcgagagagcctcGCTGCCTATATTGAGTGAATGCTGGTGTCCTGCAATTCCTCGATGACTGTGGACATCATAGATGACACCAACCACACTCATAACCTAGAGCCCAGCcaaacatcaacaaaattcGTGGAGCACGAGCCCAAGCCCACCGCGGACGGAGAACCACAGCCTAACACGACTGAGCCATCGCCTAAAGGAGCGGAGGATCGCCACAGAGCCTGAGCCAATCCGgtccgaccaggtgcgagagctgGCCATGTTGAACGCGACGGTGGATGTGTCAGTGGAGTGTAAGAGGGCTATGGaaagccctgcccactgcactgCTGCTGGGGGTGAGCAAACCATGGACTCTAAGGACTTAAAATTTGATTATGAAATATCGATCCCTCTATCATCTGTATCTGATGACTCTGTCTACCCTGAATACCATTTTGAACTGGATTTGATTGATTTCACTGAGGATATATATGTGGAACGAGACCTGATCGATTTCTATGGAGATGTATATGAAGACATGCCCCCTCTTCTTTCACCATCCTCTGACCTATCTGcctgcctggatttcccacaCATCCTCCCTCTGGTACCTCCATCTGGTACCTCCAACTATCATCCCTGCTGCCTCAGTCCCGCCACTgctgtctcctggcagcccctctgctcaccctcagcccaccatctgtgcagCGGGCATGCTGCAGGTCTGCCAATCTCGATTGGCATCATGGCTGGAGAATCCCtcgtctccgcctccagcctctgagtcctggactccacctcAGCCCATtggcccaccagctccaccaggctccctcgtccctccggcgCCGCTTTGGTCGGTCGTCATCCGCCAtcgcctcaggactccactcctctgGCTGCGACTCGTCACTTTGTCACACCGGTTCCGTTGGGgtcctccctccctccagccccgcctcagtcctctgtcgctccggctctgCCGCGGACCTCCTGATCTCTGCCTTagtcgccagagccttgggctccgccttggccctccggatcctctgTGTCGTCCTGGCTCATCGGCTCTCTGTCTCCACCTCGAGTGCCACCACCACTTGCTCCGCCATAGTCGGTCAGCCCCCTGGAGTTGTCaacccttcctccaccatggctcctccctctgtcAGCTCCACCATGGGCCaccatcatggctgcggcctgggtctcgcctggctcctcctgctccgggtcccttctgtctcctccttggctcctccctctgtcgtcaccaccctggactttgtttgttgtcctcctcccgggagtccgtcctccacCAGAGCCTCCTCCTATACTGACTTTCTGTTGCCATCCCACGTCtaccctgtggactgtttatgttggtttctccctcttgtgcccatatttggttgttcctgtttcctgtacTAGTCTAATCATCATTAgttaaccttgtatcacctgtgtcCTAATTAGGTTCATCGTAATCCGTGTCTTTATAAGTTTATGGGCATTTGTGACACTAATCATGTGCCGGTTGTAGGCTGTAAGATCATCCCTGCACTCCATTTCATACAGGAGGATCCCTATTGTCCACACAGTCATTGACTTTTAGCAGTATCTGCCCTTCATGTTGAACTCTGATGGACAGTGCACTCTTGTGCCTGGAGGAAAGAGATGTTGTCTGATGTTACCATAACATCACCACAGCATGTTATACATGAGGTAATACATGAGATATACATGAGATAACTAACAAACCAGTTTATAACATGTACCATGGAAGACTTTAAAGGCAATGAGCCCCCTTAACCAAAGCCAATCAGTTTGACATCTATGGTGTCCTGGTTTACCAGCATGTTCTCTAGTTTGATATCCCAATGGCAGACACTGCACTCACTCAAATGTTATCTTGTATCACTGAcctgctgtacagtataatatGTTGTACTGTCCCCTCATTGAGGCTCTCTCCGTGGAGctccacaaaacaaaacaaattcatgCGAGGCAAGGGCCACTGCATGGCCATAatgtttcaaattcaaattcagatTTCAAAAGTAAAACTCTCAAGATCTTATTTTAGGCCTACCATTGTCAGTGTGATAGCTTAATCTGTTTAATTGGCTTTGGATCTCCATATTTTATTaacttctattttattattattattattattattattattattattgttattattacccCCTGGTAGCTGAATGCAGTATAAGTCATTATTCACTTTCCAAGTAAATAAATAGGGCATGAGCCATACAACCCCCCCACTTCAAATGAAGTTTTTCCAAATATGGTTTCTTTCATTTTAGGTAGTTGTTATCACGCTGATGTATGTGTTttcctaatttttttaattagttaatagttgATGCTATAAAAACAGGGTGTGATGTCATGATTGTATGCTAACGATTAGGCTTGTTTGAGATGAGCAAACCCTGCGTTCCATTCAGAAGGGCTCATCCCTATGCTGTCTGGAGTGAGAGCTTTGAAGGGTATAAGGGTGTAGGGGACCAAACAACTGTTTCTTGAAGTGCCCTTCTGCATCATTGATTCACTGAATGAGCCATAACATCAACTCTGCTACGGATACTAATATCCAAAATtcagtgaaaacactatttattagcaTGGTCCGCAGTTTAAGACttgtaagcacaaaacacatgatacttctcttttcaatataaataagactttattaaataaatctaagatattataaactaatctaacacataaacacacacattcacacaggcTGCAGAAAAAATGGggaaagaatgagtttagaagagtgaaaaCATGAAATCCGACTTTTATAGCAatatatgcaattgcttagacctgaacagCCATCAGCCATCTAATTAACCCTCGCACTGAGTTTCTCAATGAGACTATTAAACTTTATA
The sequence above is drawn from the Labeo rohita strain BAU-BD-2019 chromosome 16, IGBB_LRoh.1.0, whole genome shotgun sequence genome and encodes:
- the LOC127178472 gene encoding uncharacterized protein LOC127178472 encodes the protein MDSAILKHTQSLTTAENMRNQTKLMMQPYANWEEYLTPAPLSIAILGELVFISSSTDFSINKNPPKDGYQFIKYPDSFRACLMQVCNSGWWAFNEAHKSMDQIRLHTLQVPDYMKTAVKILFQDNDEVVKALLPDQLKNIQDTADECLELSNVAEKRFTDVINIIQELLEACVNAEHFYGEELEAIKKKLQESKLRKQSAEEIKKRTKKAVSAIEKELDQAHESYKTALESLPKGWEMIGMDVVDGISQSVMVLVNGMISSATRQLQIMPLAAAIADTASLNQVKSASAPLKESARDVVAEINVYSKSTEILNCAQTIQQLMNVYKLVDDIDWTSLYDQKEKMTKTDFTAKQFERINETLKKISDCPAKTQAQTLCKDGIEICNQLAKYAPHGQCDKEKSTELINKVLGLITSAYSFDSKSKAITNSPGIFPKPPMMFKEENKAEKRNILQKATENARFAVEQTRAQLNKTRETYEKCVENLEKNQKELTEILITMRNCKVKEIDFKTTIEMLVKGMDAMGRVKEQWEKMVHFFQMVSNIVKTSLSKTLTNFVSTSEKTQALSYNEKLFSKDLLYNQAFQASNIASLVHMISATYTEVSTKYLMDRVSSLGKLMAMDKSKPEFEHERQKLRNGCDEAQKGILRLVLKNKDEYDQKSTARLDKIDRELLAILPSAPPEQIKSIQEVVQAGFNEEEKEAEAYY